Proteins from a single region of Chloroherpeton thalassium ATCC 35110:
- the thiS gene encoding sulfur carrier protein ThiS, which translates to MNVIRINGKSEPFTTPCSLEAVLLRHGISKEKKGVAVAYNGSVAQKSEWAKIEVKPGDQIEIIHAVQGG; encoded by the coding sequence ATGAATGTCATTAGAATCAATGGAAAAAGCGAACCTTTTACAACGCCGTGTTCGCTTGAAGCGGTGCTTCTGCGTCATGGAATTTCCAAAGAGAAAAAAGGCGTGGCGGTTGCTTACAACGGCTCGGTCGCGCAAAAGTCCGAGTGGGCAAAAATAGAAGTCAAACCGGGCGACCAAATCGAAATCATTCATGCCGTTCAAGGCGGCTGA